A single genomic interval of Staphylococcus hyicus harbors:
- the dat gene encoding D-amino-acid transaminase, translating to MVKVLLNESFVEEQDAKIAYNDRGYNFGDGIYEYVRIYDNKLFTAKEHFERLLRSASEIGLDLNHTVESLTTLVREFAQVNQVTNGGVYIQVTRGAAPRDHAFPTPSVEPVLTGFVKSYDRPYKALEEGVSVVTTEDIRWLRCDIKSLNLLGNVLAKEYATKYNAEEAIQHRGEIVTEGASSNVYAIKDGVVHTHPANNFILNGITRRVIQWVCEDQNIEFNEEPFTIDFLKSADEVIISSTSVEVMPVVLIDGEPVADGKVGRITRQLQKGFEKYIQSHSE from the coding sequence ATGGTAAAAGTTTTATTAAACGAATCATTTGTTGAAGAACAAGATGCTAAAATTGCATACAACGATCGAGGATATAACTTTGGTGATGGTATTTACGAATATGTGCGTATATACGATAACAAATTATTTACGGCAAAAGAACATTTTGAACGCCTTTTAAGAAGTGCGAGTGAAATTGGTTTAGATTTAAATCATACGGTAGAATCATTAACAACACTTGTGCGTGAATTTGCGCAAGTCAATCAAGTTACAAACGGTGGAGTCTATATTCAAGTAACTAGAGGTGCTGCTCCGCGTGATCATGCATTTCCAACGCCAAGTGTCGAACCTGTTTTAACAGGCTTTGTAAAATCCTATGACCGTCCTTATAAAGCGTTAGAAGAAGGCGTTTCTGTTGTTACAACTGAAGATATTCGTTGGTTAAGATGTGACATTAAAAGTTTAAATCTTTTAGGCAATGTGTTAGCTAAAGAATATGCTACAAAATATAACGCAGAAGAAGCGATTCAACATCGTGGCGAAATTGTCACTGAAGGCGCATCTAGTAACGTTTATGCTATTAAAGATGGTGTCGTTCATACGCATCCAGCAAACAATTTTATTTTAAATGGTATTACACGACGCGTGATTCAATGGGTTTGTGAAGATCAGAATATTGAATTTAATGAAGAACCATTTACAATAGATTTCCTCAAATCAGCAGATGAAGTCATCATTTCAAGTACATCAGTTGAAGTTATGCCCGTTGTTTTAATTGATGGCGAACCTGTGGCAGACGGTAAGGTGGGGCGTATCACACGACAGTTACAAAAGGGATTTGAAAAATATATTCAATCTCACTCTGAATAA
- a CDS encoding phosphotransferase family protein: MEQFYQLGWTLDSAGGASGEAYMAEQDGQKLFLKRNSNPFIAALSAEGIVPKLVWTKRIETGEVVTAQHWKNGRELEADEMNQHRVAHLLKKIHQSRPLLTMLKRMEMTPITPDIMLHKINASLSSDVLTHHIIRHALSYLESHVPEYDPRFYTVVHGDVDHNNWLLSDKDELFLVDWEGAMIADPAIDIGMLLYNYVPKNEWSNWFEIYDVKETMNLKKRMKWYTVIQSIGMVQWNEEHKRFKDMNTWLKFLHAVMKSDVFI, translated from the coding sequence GTGGAGCAGTTCTATCAACTAGGTTGGACGCTCGATTCAGCTGGCGGCGCATCTGGTGAAGCATATATGGCAGAACAAGATGGTCAAAAATTATTTTTAAAACGTAATTCTAACCCTTTTATTGCAGCGTTATCTGCTGAAGGTATAGTGCCAAAACTTGTTTGGACGAAAAGAATAGAAACTGGAGAAGTTGTGACGGCACAACATTGGAAGAACGGCCGCGAACTTGAGGCTGATGAAATGAATCAACACCGAGTTGCTCACTTATTGAAAAAAATTCATCAATCACGTCCACTTTTAACGATGTTAAAGCGTATGGAAATGACACCAATAACACCTGATATTATGTTACATAAAATTAATGCATCATTATCAAGTGATGTATTAACGCATCATATTATTCGCCACGCGTTAAGTTATTTGGAATCACACGTGCCAGAATATGATCCACGTTTTTATACGGTTGTACATGGTGATGTTGATCATAATAACTGGTTATTATCTGATAAAGATGAGCTTTTTTTAGTGGACTGGGAAGGCGCAATGATTGCAGACCCAGCCATAGATATAGGAATGCTCTTGTACAATTACGTTCCTAAAAATGAATGGTCTAACTGGTTTGAAATATACGATGTAAAAGAAACGATGAACTTAAAGAAACGAATGAAATGGTATACAGTCATTCAATCTATTGGAATGGTTCAATGGAATGAAGAACATAAACGTTTTAAAGATATGAATACATGGCTCAAGTTTTTGCATGCTGTCATGAAGAGTGATGTGTTTATTTAA
- the trmB gene encoding tRNA (guanosine(46)-N7)-methyltransferase TrmB encodes MRMRNKPWAETYLRAHANIVDLDCVHKQKVSQWFDKEQPIHIEIGSGMGKYITSLAAKNPDINYIAIERDKNVMIRVLDKVREQGLTNIKLLCNDAVVLTEYFKSHEINRIYLNFSDPWPKTRHAKRRLTNHRFLAIYKEILHQNGEIHFKTDNRGLYAYSLESMSQFGMYFTKINLHLHQEDEGDNITTEYEHKFSEKGSRIYRMEAKFHPHFSDYVNQD; translated from the coding sequence ATGAGAATGCGAAATAAACCATGGGCAGAAACATATTTAAGAGCGCACGCAAATATTGTGGATTTAGACTGTGTTCATAAGCAAAAGGTGTCTCAATGGTTTGATAAAGAGCAACCCATTCACATTGAAATAGGATCTGGTATGGGGAAGTATATAACGTCATTAGCGGCAAAAAATCCCGATATTAATTATATTGCCATCGAGCGCGATAAAAATGTGATGATTCGGGTTTTAGACAAAGTACGTGAGCAAGGTTTGACGAACATCAAATTGTTATGTAATGATGCAGTTGTATTAACGGAATATTTTAAGTCACATGAGATAAATCGTATTTATTTGAACTTTTCTGATCCTTGGCCTAAAACGAGACATGCGAAACGCCGACTGACAAATCATCGTTTTTTAGCAATTTATAAAGAAATATTGCATCAAAATGGAGAAATTCACTTTAAAACAGATAACCGAGGACTATATGCCTATAGTCTGGAAAGTATGTCTCAATTTGGGATGTATTTCACTAAAATCAATTTGCATTTACATCAAGAAGATGAAGGTGACAATATTACAACCGAATATGAACACAAATTTTCAGAAAAAGGATCTCGAATTTATCGCATGGAAGCTAAATTTCACCCCCATTTTTCTGATTACGTAAATCAGGACTAA
- a CDS encoding YtnP family quorum-quenching lactonase, with amino-acid sequence MKIGSFEITALNGGDTQMDGGAIFGVVPKPLWSKKYPANVKNQVPLVTHPLLIQTGDQNIIIDAGIGNGKLTEKQHRNYGVQNESQLEKDLAKRDLTVNDIDMVLMTHMHFDHATGLTDSEGNATFPNAWHYVQQDEWHEFISPNMRSQATYWSQNRGSYESKLILFEKEMEPYPGIKIKHTGGHSFGHCIIEIQSENDRAVHMADILSTSAHINPLWVTAYDDYPMQSIYEKERLTRLYAAQGYWILFYHDASHLAIKLTEDGKEIQEVIKRKI; translated from the coding sequence ATGAAAATTGGATCATTTGAAATTACAGCTCTAAATGGAGGGGATACACAAATGGATGGTGGTGCTATTTTTGGAGTGGTACCTAAACCATTGTGGTCTAAAAAATATCCTGCAAATGTTAAAAATCAAGTTCCTCTCGTTACGCATCCGTTATTAATTCAAACCGGAGATCAAAATATTATAATAGATGCTGGTATAGGTAATGGAAAATTAACTGAAAAACAACATCGAAATTATGGGGTTCAAAATGAAAGCCAACTTGAAAAAGATTTGGCAAAACGGGATTTAACTGTGAATGATATTGATATGGTCCTCATGACACATATGCATTTTGATCATGCTACAGGTTTAACAGATAGTGAAGGAAATGCAACGTTTCCTAATGCTTGGCATTATGTTCAACAAGATGAATGGCATGAATTTATAAGCCCTAATATGAGAAGCCAAGCGACGTATTGGTCTCAAAATAGAGGGAGCTATGAATCAAAGTTAATTTTATTCGAGAAAGAAATGGAGCCTTATCCTGGGATTAAAATAAAACATACGGGAGGGCATAGTTTTGGTCATTGTATTATCGAAATTCAAAGTGAAAATGACCGTGCCGTTCATATGGCAGATATTTTATCAACTTCAGCACACATTAATCCATTATGGGTCACTGCTTATGACGATTATCCGATGCAATCTATATACGAAAAAGAACGATTAACACGACTATATGCCGCACAAGGATATTGGATATTGTTTTATCATGACGCATCCCATTTGGCAATCAAACTTACTGAGGATGGTAAGGAGATTCAAGAGGTTATCAAAAGAAAGATATAA
- a CDS encoding PepSY domain-containing protein, which produces MLNKKNWPLLIPIAIGTLLAGSYFYILRLERDRNHTPHDVLETVKQYFNNVTGSYILYEVVEFQKGLETYSAYKGGITTSRNDVTHHYTFYANAKTGEILDITENQTT; this is translated from the coding sequence ATGTTAAACAAAAAAAATTGGCCGTTATTAATACCAATTGCAATCGGCACATTGTTAGCTGGAAGCTATTTCTATATTCTTCGTCTTGAACGTGATAGAAATCATACCCCTCATGATGTATTAGAAACTGTCAAACAATATTTTAATAATGTGACAGGGTCATACATTTTATACGAAGTCGTTGAATTTCAAAAAGGTTTAGAAACATATTCGGCATATAAGGGTGGAATTACTACTTCACGAAATGATGTTACACATCACTACACTTTTTATGCAAACGCAAAGACTGGAGAAATATTAGATATTACTGAAAATCAAACCACTTAA
- a CDS encoding M42 family metallopeptidase, with protein sequence MNDKTFNRIKTLTEMHGAPNFEAPIRRYLKQEMAPYVDTFVRDKMGGIYGVKKSGNPNASKVMVAAHMDEIGFMITEITKNGFIKFTALGGVASDIWQGQRLKVRTANGNDIVGVVANIPKHFQTGNETKPKIEDLLLDIGAENEDDVYNQGIALGDPIVPHTELLQLSEHRFAAKAWDNRYGCVLAIEILEALKDVSLDFDLYVGANVQEEVGLRGAEAATELIQPDVAFVVDCSPANDMKGISGLSGKLGGGALLRIKDGTMLLKPAFKSFLIDVANEHHVQFQHYISPGGTDGGVIHKALTGVPTAVIGVCARYIHSTDAVFDIRDYENAKKWLYFSIQQLDDRAIHQLQYED encoded by the coding sequence ATGAATGATAAAACATTTAATCGAATTAAAACTTTAACAGAAATGCACGGGGCACCTAATTTCGAAGCACCGATACGGCGTTACTTAAAGCAAGAAATGGCTCCTTATGTTGACACATTCGTTCGTGACAAAATGGGTGGAATTTATGGCGTGAAAAAAAGTGGGAATCCAAACGCCTCAAAAGTGATGGTTGCTGCACATATGGATGAAATTGGATTTATGATAACAGAAATAACAAAAAACGGCTTCATCAAATTTACAGCATTAGGTGGTGTTGCGAGTGATATATGGCAAGGTCAACGTTTGAAAGTTAGAACTGCAAACGGGAACGACATTGTCGGCGTGGTAGCAAACATACCGAAACATTTTCAAACCGGTAATGAAACAAAGCCTAAAATTGAAGATTTGTTACTTGATATCGGTGCGGAAAATGAGGATGATGTATATAATCAGGGGATTGCGCTAGGTGATCCAATAGTACCGCACACGGAACTGTTACAATTATCTGAACATCGCTTTGCAGCGAAGGCGTGGGATAATCGATATGGTTGTGTATTAGCAATAGAAATATTAGAAGCTTTAAAAGACGTGTCATTAGATTTTGATTTGTATGTAGGTGCAAATGTTCAAGAAGAGGTTGGATTGCGGGGCGCTGAAGCAGCTACTGAACTTATACAACCAGATGTCGCTTTTGTCGTGGACTGTTCCCCAGCAAATGATATGAAAGGGATATCAGGCCTTTCAGGGAAGTTAGGTGGAGGTGCGCTATTACGTATCAAAGACGGCACAATGTTATTAAAGCCTGCATTCAAATCATTTTTAATAGATGTGGCAAATGAACACCACGTTCAATTTCAACATTACATCTCTCCAGGTGGTACAGATGGGGGTGTCATACATAAAGCATTAACGGGTGTGCCAACTGCAGTCATTGGTGTCTGTGCACGATATATACACAGTACGGATGCGGTATTTGATATTCGAGATTATGAAAATGCTAAAAAATGGTTGTACTTTTCAATTCAACAATTAGACGACAGGGCCATCCATCAATTACAATATGAGGACTAA
- a CDS encoding thioredoxin family protein, producing MKAIQNETEYQQLSQAQTVFMFTASWCPDCRVIEPDLPQLESKYPNFNFVSVDRDAHIDLAIKEGVMGIPSFIVYKDGERVGDYIGKERKSIEQIDTFLSQF from the coding sequence ATGAAAGCCATTCAAAATGAAACTGAATATCAACAACTCAGTCAAGCTCAAACCGTTTTTATGTTCACAGCAAGTTGGTGTCCAGATTGTCGAGTGATTGAACCAGATTTACCACAATTAGAATCTAAATATCCAAACTTTAATTTTGTTTCTGTTGATCGCGATGCGCACATTGATTTAGCGATAAAAGAAGGTGTAATGGGAATTCCTAGTTTTATTGTCTATAAAGATGGAGAACGTGTTGGAGATTATATTGGTAAAGAAAGAAAATCAATAGAACAAATTGATACATTTTTATCACAATTTTAA
- a CDS encoding DUF1444 domain-containing protein, whose protein sequence is MNVFKMRDAIKSRLSHLDVNYQFNRDKESLRIYRIDNQKGVTVKLSPIVAKYNKGQTQIIDEIIYYVEETIYQMEDEAHKTLNEKRIMPVIRATSFPTHTQAGNAFITESHTAETRIYYALDLGKSYRLIDDVLINELNLTTQQLKEMARFNVRKLVNSFKSDEVQGNIFYFINTNDGYDASRILNTALLSDYEQRIEGEMLVAVPHQDVLIIADIRNKTGYDIMAHMTMEFFTNGLVPITSLSLSYKDGHFEPIFILGKNNKHKPNTSPNVIQHLGATKEQKNRK, encoded by the coding sequence ATGAATGTCTTTAAAATGAGAGATGCAATAAAATCACGATTATCCCATTTAGATGTGAATTATCAATTTAATCGTGATAAGGAATCGCTGAGAATATATCGAATAGACAATCAAAAAGGAGTTACTGTAAAATTATCTCCTATTGTAGCTAAATACAATAAAGGTCAGACGCAAATTATTGATGAAATAATATATTATGTTGAAGAGACCATATATCAAATGGAAGATGAAGCGCATAAAACGTTAAACGAAAAACGGATTATGCCAGTCATCCGTGCAACGAGTTTCCCCACTCATACGCAAGCAGGAAACGCGTTTATAACAGAGTCGCATACAGCAGAAACAAGAATTTATTATGCATTAGATTTAGGTAAATCGTATCGACTTATAGATGATGTATTAATTAATGAATTAAATTTAACGACACAACAACTTAAAGAAATGGCTCGATTTAATGTGCGGAAGCTTGTCAATTCATTTAAATCAGACGAAGTGCAAGGGAACATTTTTTATTTTATTAATACAAATGATGGATATGATGCAAGTCGTATCTTAAACACCGCGTTATTAAGTGATTATGAACAACGTATTGAAGGTGAAATGCTTGTAGCTGTGCCACATCAAGATGTTTTAATCATCGCAGATATTAGGAATAAAACAGGATATGATATTATGGCACATATGACGATGGAATTTTTTACGAATGGACTTGTTCCGATTACATCATTATCATTAAGTTATAAAGATGGTCACTTTGAACCAATTTTCATACTTGGTAAAAATAATAAACACAAACCCAATACATCTCCTAATGTGATTCAGCATTTAGGGGCTACTAAGGAACAAAAGAACCGCAAATAA
- the ytpR gene encoding YtpR family tRNA-binding protein, translated as MNLFYNPKGVGNVAFLQIETVEGPFEYEKCNDIVLIKKAQKVVGLNIFNANQHLSLEGNGHITFNETHATEIQNLLDQSNIDFKLEADFSPKFVVGYVQSKEKHPDADKLSVCQIDVGDETLQIVCGAPNIEAGQKVVVAKVGAVMPSGMLIKDAELRGIASSGMVCSMKELNLPNAPQEKGIMVLDDRYKTGQSFFNA; from the coding sequence ATGAATTTATTTTATAATCCCAAAGGTGTTGGCAATGTAGCCTTTTTACAAATAGAAACAGTTGAAGGGCCATTTGAATACGAAAAATGCAACGATATCGTACTCATTAAGAAAGCACAAAAAGTCGTTGGTTTAAACATATTCAACGCTAATCAACATCTTTCTTTAGAGGGAAATGGTCATATTACTTTCAATGAAACACATGCGACAGAAATTCAAAATTTATTAGATCAGTCTAATATTGATTTTAAGTTGGAAGCTGATTTTTCACCAAAGTTTGTCGTAGGATACGTTCAATCTAAAGAAAAACACCCTGATGCGGATAAACTTAGTGTGTGTCAAATTGATGTAGGTGATGAAACTTTACAAATCGTTTGTGGTGCACCTAATATTGAAGCTGGACAAAAGGTTGTCGTGGCGAAAGTTGGTGCAGTGATGCCAAGCGGTATGTTAATCAAAGATGCGGAATTGAGAGGGATTGCTTCAAGTGGTATGGTATGTTCGATGAAAGAACTTAATTTACCTAATGCGCCACAAGAAAAAGGTATTATGGTTTTAGACGATCGTTATAAAACAGGTCAATCATTTTTTAATGCTTAA
- a CDS encoding DNA translocase FtsK, which translates to MSWFDKLFGEETPSDQTSSENKRSTAPKKTSHHLIPQTNDVYQRPRGKFRFPITMDYETSNTNKQQNVKENKTRRDAQISSRPSYGIDRKSRRHRTHGVSHGKSTQVYQSNRTRPSQQHTASQLFQDIGSGSKEKLNNDHLQRTYRDSNPNQAASSSRTQYQHTTYVKPTKEFKASEVPSAIFGTQERKSIKNSGLSQPPGTRANSSQTSMNKQGERKKTPNHSKRDNTINIENIYASQIVDEIRREREKKIQQKKRFKEALQQKRAIKEEDPHADIQKAIDAMHASQARQLLGEDYVKSAENDCSNSNEATSCSPHEDKDFTNPDTNVSSIEYEEIDLSQIGTDVNEEPEATIDDNDDNNSYKDESECEHVISDANSQHARQSNVSSLATTNDSDLNLEQNTQESQLDVDEVDGYDMKDSKKEHTFETTLHSHDMDYSNSNVNEVQDEDAPAESLNIEQSNKEVVRVESSTNVDVPQPNDNMAQYRDSQGHFDDIKADPPVAKQNEPILKPEVKQTQNVNKVPIRKGSKPFNVVMTPSDKKRMLERRKAEQNAQPSTSNNKTQVIVQDKQATSEESIASKVKPSSERVNSPEIVSASQVNVEVKDEEKKIRRGPVLNLPSVDLLDQPEIHEKDNAWIEEKQQQLNDAFYYFNVPAEVVNVIEGPSVTRFELSVERGVKVSRITALQDDIKMALAAKDIRIEAPIPGTSLVGIEVPNQHPTKVNLRSILETPAFKHAESKLTVAMGTRINNEPLLMDIAKTPHALIAGATGSGKSVSINSILLSLLYRNHPEELKLLLIDPKMVELAPYNDLPHLVAPVITDVKAATQSLKWAIEEMERRYKLFAQTHVRNITAFNKKVNYDQRMPKIVIVIDELADLMMMAPQDVEQSIARIAQKARACGIHMLVATQRPSVNVITGLIKANIPTRIAFMVSSSVDSRTILDSGGAERLLGYGDMLYLGGGMNKPIRVQGTFVSDEEIDEVVEYIKSQREPEYLFQEKELLKKTEEPTKDELFNEVCEFMVKERHISTSLIQRHFQIGYNRAARIIDQLEQLGYISGANGSKPRDVFLTEADLQDS; encoded by the coding sequence ATGAGCTGGTTTGATAAATTGTTTGGGGAAGAGACACCATCAGACCAAACATCTTCAGAAAATAAACGCTCGACAGCACCAAAAAAAACGAGTCATCATTTGATACCTCAAACAAATGATGTGTATCAACGACCTCGAGGGAAGTTTCGTTTTCCAATCACGATGGATTATGAAACAAGTAATACGAACAAACAACAGAATGTTAAAGAAAATAAAACACGACGTGACGCTCAAATCAGTTCAAGACCGTCATATGGTATTGATCGTAAATCACGTCGCCATCGTACGCATGGCGTTTCACATGGCAAGTCAACACAAGTTTATCAAAGTAATCGTACGCGTCCGAGTCAACAACATACGGCTTCTCAACTTTTCCAAGATATAGGTTCAGGATCTAAAGAAAAGTTAAATAACGACCACCTACAACGTACATATCGTGATTCAAACCCAAATCAAGCGGCGTCTTCATCTAGGACACAATATCAACATACAACGTACGTGAAACCAACTAAAGAATTTAAAGCGAGTGAAGTGCCTTCTGCTATTTTTGGAACGCAAGAAAGAAAATCAATTAAAAATAGTGGATTAAGCCAACCTCCAGGTACACGAGCAAATTCTTCACAAACATCGATGAACAAACAAGGTGAACGTAAGAAAACGCCGAACCATTCAAAACGTGACAACACAATTAATATTGAAAATATCTATGCATCACAAATTGTTGATGAAATTCGTCGAGAACGCGAAAAGAAAATACAACAGAAGAAGCGTTTTAAAGAAGCCTTACAGCAAAAACGTGCAATTAAAGAAGAAGATCCGCATGCAGATATTCAAAAAGCAATTGATGCGATGCATGCTTCTCAAGCACGACAATTATTAGGGGAAGACTATGTTAAATCGGCTGAAAATGACTGCTCAAACAGCAATGAAGCGACATCATGTTCGCCACATGAAGATAAAGACTTCACAAACCCTGATACAAATGTATCAAGTATTGAATATGAAGAAATAGATTTGAGTCAAATTGGTACAGATGTCAATGAAGAGCCTGAAGCTACTATAGATGATAATGATGATAATAATTCTTATAAAGATGAGTCTGAGTGTGAACATGTGATATCAGATGCAAATTCGCAACATGCACGTCAATCCAACGTATCATCACTGGCAACTACAAATGACTCTGATTTAAACTTAGAGCAAAATACCCAAGAAAGCCAATTAGACGTTGATGAAGTAGATGGCTATGATATGAAAGATTCCAAAAAAGAGCATACATTTGAAACGACATTGCATTCACATGACATGGATTACTCAAATTCAAATGTAAATGAAGTTCAAGATGAGGATGCACCGGCTGAGAGTCTTAACATAGAACAATCGAACAAAGAAGTTGTCCGAGTGGAATCATCAACGAATGTCGATGTACCTCAACCAAATGACAACATGGCACAATATCGGGATAGTCAAGGGCATTTTGATGACATTAAAGCGGATCCACCTGTGGCTAAACAAAATGAACCAATACTAAAACCAGAGGTAAAACAAACACAAAATGTAAATAAAGTTCCTATACGAAAAGGGAGTAAGCCATTTAATGTTGTAATGACACCTTCTGACAAAAAAAGAATGTTAGAGCGTCGAAAAGCAGAACAAAACGCGCAACCTTCTACATCAAATAATAAGACTCAAGTCATCGTCCAAGATAAACAAGCCACGTCAGAAGAGTCGATAGCTTCAAAGGTAAAACCATCAAGTGAGCGTGTAAATAGTCCGGAAATTGTATCGGCATCACAAGTGAATGTTGAAGTTAAAGACGAAGAGAAAAAAATCCGTAGAGGACCAGTGTTAAATCTACCAAGCGTTGATTTACTTGATCAACCTGAAATTCACGAGAAAGATAATGCATGGATTGAAGAAAAACAACAACAACTTAATGATGCATTTTACTACTTTAATGTTCCTGCAGAAGTGGTGAATGTCATTGAAGGACCAAGTGTCACACGCTTTGAGTTATCAGTTGAACGTGGTGTTAAAGTTTCTCGGATTACAGCTTTACAAGACGATATTAAAATGGCATTAGCAGCTAAAGATATCAGAATTGAAGCACCTATTCCAGGGACAAGTTTGGTAGGTATCGAAGTTCCTAACCAACATCCAACTAAAGTGAATTTACGTTCAATTTTAGAAACACCAGCATTTAAACATGCTGAATCTAAATTAACAGTTGCTATGGGGACGCGCATTAACAATGAACCGTTATTAATGGATATTGCTAAAACACCACATGCTTTGATTGCTGGTGCTACAGGTTCAGGTAAATCTGTTTCAATTAATAGTATTTTATTATCATTACTCTATCGCAATCATCCTGAAGAATTAAAATTACTTCTCATAGACCCAAAAATGGTTGAATTAGCTCCATATAACGATCTTCCACATTTGGTTGCACCAGTCATTACTGATGTTAAAGCGGCAACCCAAAGTTTAAAATGGGCTATTGAGGAAATGGAACGTCGTTACAAATTGTTTGCACAAACTCATGTACGTAACATTACTGCATTTAACAAAAAAGTGAATTATGATCAACGTATGCCAAAAATTGTCATTGTGATAGATGAATTGGCAGATTTAATGATGATGGCACCACAAGATGTTGAACAATCAATCGCCCGTATTGCTCAAAAAGCACGTGCGTGTGGGATTCATATGCTTGTTGCTACTCAAAGACCCTCTGTTAACGTCATTACAGGATTAATTAAAGCGAATATCCCTACGCGTATTGCTTTTATGGTATCTTCAAGTGTTGACTCAAGGACTATTTTGGATAGTGGTGGGGCAGAACGCTTGCTCGGATATGGTGATATGCTCTATCTTGGTGGAGGTATGAATAAACCAATTCGAGTTCAAGGCACATTCGTTTCAGATGAAGAAATTGATGAAGTAGTGGAATACATTAAATCACAAAGAGAACCTGAATATTTATTTCAAGAGAAAGAGCTCCTAAAGAAAACAGAAGAACCAACAAAAGATGAATTATTCAATGAAGTTTGTGAATTTATGGTTAAAGAGAGACATATTTCAACATCTCTTATTCAAAGACATTTTCAAATCGGTTACAACCGAGCTGCCCGTATCATAGATCAATTAGAACAATTGGGCTATATTTCAGGTGCTAATGGCTCCAAACCGCGCGATGTCTTTCTCACTGAAGCAGACTTACAAGACTCATAA